From Cyanobacteria bacterium QS_8_64_29:
ATCCGTCAGGAGCTGCCGGATCGCGTGCGCCTGGTGGCCGTTAGCAAAACCATGCCGGCCGAGGCCATCCGGGCCGCCCATGCAGCCGGCATCCGCGACTTTGGCGAAAACTTCGTCCAAGAAGCTGCCAGCAAGCAACAGCAGCTGTCGGATCTCGACGGCATCCGCTGGCACCTGGTGGGGCACCTGCAGCGCAACAAGGTCAAGCAAGCCCTGCAGCACTTTCACTGCATCCAGAGCTGCGATAGCTTGCGGCTGGCGCAGCGCTTGGATCGCGTTGCCGGCGACCGCGGCATTCGCCCGCCTGTCTGCCTGCAGGTCAAACCGCGCCCCGATCCCAACAAGTACGGCTGGACCTTTGAGGGCTTGTGGGCCGATCTCGCCGAGCTCGATCGCTGCCGCCATCTAGATGTGTGCGGCCTGATGGCAATCCTGCCGCTGGGGCTATCGCAAGCGGAGGCCCTGGAGGCGTTCCGCTCGGTGCGCGCCTTGGCCGATCGCATCGCTAGCCAGCAGCTGTCGCAAATCCGCATGCAGGAGCTATCGATGGGCATGTCCGCCGACTACCCGCTGGCGCTCCAAGCCGGAACGACCGTGGTGCGATTGGGCCAAACCATTTTTGGCGCCCGCTCTTGACGCAAGTGGGGAGCAATGCCAACCTTCAACGCAAGCACGCGTCCCAGTGCTAGTGCTGGCGCGCGTCTGAACCGTTTTGCGCAGCTAGGGGGAAACCGTGAATTCGGTATTGGCCAAGCTAAGAGAATTTGTCAGTTTTGACGAGCCCGAAGCTTACGACGAGTACGAAGACGACCTGGATCGCGACGAGACCGAAGGGATCGCGGCCGATGCCGGCGGGCGCGAGGAGCGCCAGCGTCGCTATCGGCCCGGCGTTGGTGCCGCTCGCAGCGGCAGCGTTGCGGCCGGGAGCAATGTCATCGGCATGCCCGGCACCAGCAACGGGGCATTTGAGGTCATGGTGTTCGAGCCGCGCTCGTTCGAGAAGATGCCGCAAGTCATTCAAGCCCTGCGCGAGCGCAAGTCGGTGGTGCTGAATTTGACCATGATGGAGCCCGACGAAGCGCAGCGGGCCGTCGACTTTGTCGCAGGCGGCACCTACGCCATGGACGGCCACCAAGAGCGCGTGGGCGAAAGCATTTTCCTGTTTACCCCCAACAGCGTCAAAGTCACTACCCATTCCGGCGCGGTCCACGAGACGCCCTCCTCGAGCCAGAGCGAGAGCGTGCAGCCCGGGGCTTGGGCGACCGATCCCGAGAGCCTGGCGCAGTAGCGCCCCGCTCGCCGGCAGCCACTGAGGTGAGGCCAAGACCGTGTCGATCGCGCTCGGGATTGTGGGGGGCGGCGTCATGGGAGAGGCCATCCTCTCCCGATTGCTCGCCCAAGGACGCTACGCACCTGAGGCCATCCTCGCCAGCGATCCGTCGCCGCAGCGGCGCGAATACCTGCAGCAGCAGTACGGCATCCGCGTTGCAGCGGACAACCGCGAGGCAGCGACCGCTAGCGACATCCTGCTGCTGGCCACCAAGCCGCAAGTTTTGGATCGGGTTGCCCCCGAGCTAGCGCAGCCCGCTCCCGATAGTCCCAAGCCGTTGGTGGTTTCGATCCTGGCTGGGGTCCGCTTGGCGCGACTGGAGGCGGCTCTGCCCGGCTATCCCATTGTGCGGGCCATGCCCAATACGCCCGCGACAGTGGGCGCTGGCATGACTGCGATTGCGCTCAGCGAGCAGGCCAGTACCGAGCAGTGCCAGCGAGCCCGTGCCATTTTGGAGGCCGTGGGCCAGGTCATCGAGCTGCCGGAACCCTTGCTGGATGGGGCAACTGGGGTGGCCGGTTCGGGGCCCGCTTATGTGGCTATGGCGATCGAGGCCCTGGCTGATGGTGGCGTGGCTGCTGGCTTGTCGCGCGCCAGCGCCTACCAGTTGGCCCTGCAGACCGTGCTGGGAACGGCACAGCTGCTGCAAGCATCCGGCCAGCACCCAGCCGAGCTCAAAGACCGCGTGACCAGCCCCGGTGGGACGACGATTGCAGCGGTGGGCGTGCTGGAGCGCGCCGGCTTTCGCGCCGCGCTAGCCGATGCCGTCCGAGCGGCGCAGCAGCGGGCCGGCGAGCTGGGCCAATAACAGTGCTTCAGACGGCTGGGGTCGGCGCGAGCGCCACAGCCACAATGCCGCAGGGGCGAATGCCGCGGGCACGCAATGCCTCGGCGGCAGCGCGCGCTGTCGTGCCGGTGGTATAGATGTCATCGAGCAGCAGGACCGGTCCGGGGGGCGGATGCCGGTGCCAGCGTACCCCCAAGGCGAATAGCCCCCTCTAGGTTGCGGGCGCGCTCCTCGCGCCGCAAGCCGAATTGCGGGGCGGTTGCCTTGGCGCGCTGCAAGCCCGATGCCTGCAGCGGCAGACCGCTCGCGCGGCAAAAGCTGCGTGCCAGCAACTCGGCCTGATCGAAGCCGCGCTGACGCCGCTTGCGGGCGTGTATGGGGACCGGCACCACGGTCAGGTCGCCCGCCTGCGGCGATTGGTCTTGCCAGCTTTGGGCTAGCGCCTCGCCCAAGGGGGCGGCCAGCGAGCGCGCGCCCTCGTATTTGAGGGCCACGATCGCGCGCTTAAGCGTCCCCGTATAGTGCCCCCAAGCAAAAACCGGCAGCGGTGGGAACCAACGGCCTGCCGGCTACCGCAGCCGGCAGGCCTGCAACTGCCGCCAGCACCCCCAGCAAAGCGCTCGCTGGGCCGGGCGCTGGCACAGCGGGCAGTTGGGGCGCAGGAACAGCGCCGATACCTCCTGCCAGGCCCGATGGCGCCAATCAGGCACGGTCGCCTCCCTTGGGCCGCGTCGCCGCTGGCCCAGCGTTGAGGGGGGCTCGCTGCAGTGCTACCATTGGGGGCAAGTAGGTCATTGCAACTTCCAGCCCAACCTGCCCGTAACGCGCGCCAGCCACAGCGATTGGCTTTGCCATCATGAGTGCCAACGAAACCGAGCAACAACAGCAAGGCAGTGGGTTCAGTGAGGAGCGCACCCTCGACCTCATGCGCAAGTTCTCCGAGACTTACGCGCAGCGCAGCGGTACCTATTTTTGCTCGGATCCCTCCATTACGGCTGTGGTAATTGAGGGGCTCGCCAAGCACAAAGAAGAACTGGGGGCCCCGCTCTGCCCGTGCCGGCACTACGAGGATAAAGAAGCCGAGGTCAAAGCCGGCTACTGGAACTGTCCCTGCGTTCCCATGCGCGAGCGCAAAGAGTGCCACTGCCTGCTGTTTCTGACCGAGGATCACGATTTTGCCGGAGATCGGCAGCAGATCGATCTCGACTACGTCAAAGAGGTCCGCCAGGACATGACGTAAGCCCTGCCATGGCATTGGGCCTGTTTTGGCAGGGGGTAGAGCAGTTCAACCGGCAGGCGTTTTATGCTTGCCACGACACCCTAGAAGCGCTCTGGATGGAAGCGCCCGAGTGGGATCGCAACTTTTACCAGGGCATTCTGCAAATTGCCGTGGGCTGCCATCACCTCAGCAACCACAATTGGCGCGGAGCCGTTATTTTGCTGGGCGAAGGGATGGGACGTCTCCAGGCCTACGAGCCGAGTTACCACGGCATCGACCTCGAGCGCTTGCTAGCCGACAGCGCGCAGCTGCTCGAGGCCTTGCACCAAGCGGGCGAAGCGGGGGTCGCCCAATGCGCCCGGCAGCTCGCTGGCGGTGAGGGGCCCCAAATCGTGCCAGTTGCAACGCAGGCGTGAGCCGCGCTAGGAGCCAGCCATGACCGAACGGGTACAGCCAGCGCCCACTCACAGCGCCCCGGACGCTGCCCGCCAGGCAACCGCGATCGCCGATCGTTCTCACTGCGGCCTAATTAGCTTATCCGGCGAAGACTGCGCGCGCTTTCTGCAAAACCAAAGCACCAACGACATCCAGGCGCTGCAGCCAGGGCAAGGCTGCCAGACAGTGTTTGTGAGCTCGACAGCGCGCACGGTCGATCTGGGCTGGGTTTATGCCACCGAGAGCGGATACTGGCTGCTCGTCTCGCCCCAGCGGCGCCAGACGCTCGTGGAGCGGCTGGATCGCTACCTGTTTCCGCTGGATCGCGTCGAGCTCGCCGACCGCTCGGATGGCTGCGCCGTCTTTGTAGCCCTTGGCCCCAATAGCGATCGCCTGGCGCGCGAGTTGGGGGCCGAGCGACTGTCGGCAGGCGTCGAGGGCGACCACCAAGCCGTGCCGTGGGGCAATGCCACCCTGCGCGTTGCCGCCGGTAGCGGGCTGGCCCTACCGGGCTATACCGTCATTGCGCCTACCCAGGCAGCGGAATCGGTCTGGGTGGCCCTAACGGCGGCCGAGGTCCCCATCCTGGGCGAGCGGGACTGGGAGCAGCTGCGCGTTTGCCAAGGACGCCCCATCCCCGATCACGAGCTGACCGAGGACTACAACCCGCTAGAGGCGGGCCTGATCGGCGCGATTTCCTTTCACAAAGGCTGCTACATCGGCCAGGAGACGATCACGCGCCTCAACACCTACAAGGGCGTCAAGCAGCGGCTGTGGGGCATCCGCTTGCCCGCGCCAGTAACGGAAGGAACCCCCATAGCGGTTGCCGGCAAAACGGTGGGGGCGCTAACCAGCTGCGTCGAGACGGCCGAGGGCGGCTTCGGTTTGGGCTACGTCAAGACCAAAGCGGGCGGCGCCGGAACCCGCGTTAGCGTTGGCGAGACTGAAGGCGAGCTGGTTGCCGTCCCGTTTCTGGACCACAGTTACTACGACCCCGGCCAGTAACGCATCACTCGGGCAGCAGATCGCGC
This genomic window contains:
- a CDS encoding YggS family pyridoxal phosphate-dependent enzyme, whose protein sequence is MTVSSAAITERARQIRQELPDRVRLVAVSKTMPAEAIRAAHAAGIRDFGENFVQEAASKQQQLSDLDGIRWHLVGHLQRNKVKQALQHFHCIQSCDSLRLAQRLDRVAGDRGIRPPVCLQVKPRPDPNKYGWTFEGLWADLAELDRCRHLDVCGLMAILPLGLSQAEALEAFRSVRALADRIASQQLSQIRMQELSMGMSADYPLALQAGTTVVRLGQTIFGARS
- a CDS encoding cell division protein SepF; this encodes MNSVLAKLREFVSFDEPEAYDEYEDDLDRDETEGIAADAGGREERQRRYRPGVGAARSGSVAAGSNVIGMPGTSNGAFEVMVFEPRSFEKMPQVIQALRERKSVVLNLTMMEPDEAQRAVDFVAGGTYAMDGHQERVGESIFLFTPNSVKVTTHSGAVHETPSSSQSESVQPGAWATDPESLAQ
- the proC gene encoding pyrroline-5-carboxylate reductase, translated to MSIALGIVGGGVMGEAILSRLLAQGRYAPEAILASDPSPQRREYLQQQYGIRVAADNREAATASDILLLATKPQVLDRVAPELAQPAPDSPKPLVVSILAGVRLARLEAALPGYPIVRAMPNTPATVGAGMTAIALSEQASTEQCQRARAILEAVGQVIELPEPLLDGATGVAGSGPAYVAMAIEALADGGVAAGLSRASAYQLALQTVLGTAQLLQASGQHPAELKDRVTSPGGTTIAAVGVLERAGFRAALADAVRAAQQRAGELGQ
- a CDS encoding ferredoxin--nitrite reductase, with amino-acid sequence MSANETEQQQQGSGFSEERTLDLMRKFSETYAQRSGTYFCSDPSITAVVIEGLAKHKEELGAPLCPCRHYEDKEAEVKAGYWNCPCVPMRERKECHCLLFLTEDHDFAGDRQQIDLDYVKEVRQDMT
- a CDS encoding DUF309 domain-containing protein, whose protein sequence is MALGLFWQGVEQFNRQAFYACHDTLEALWMEAPEWDRNFYQGILQIAVGCHHLSNHNWRGAVILLGEGMGRLQAYEPSYHGIDLERLLADSAQLLEALHQAGEAGVAQCARQLAGGEGPQIVPVATQA
- a CDS encoding folate-binding protein YgfZ; the encoded protein is MTERVQPAPTHSAPDAARQATAIADRSHCGLISLSGEDCARFLQNQSTNDIQALQPGQGCQTVFVSSTARTVDLGWVYATESGYWLLVSPQRRQTLVERLDRYLFPLDRVELADRSDGCAVFVALGPNSDRLARELGAERLSAGVEGDHQAVPWGNATLRVAAGSGLALPGYTVIAPTQAAESVWVALTAAEVPILGERDWEQLRVCQGRPIPDHELTEDYNPLEAGLIGAISFHKGCYIGQETITRLNTYKGVKQRLWGIRLPAPVTEGTPIAVAGKTVGALTSCVETAEGGFGLGYVKTKAGGAGTRVSVGETEGELVAVPFLDHSYYDPGQ